The Halorubrum salinarum genome segment ACGACGAACACCTTCTGGAGGTCCTTCTGGACCGACCGAAGGAACGCCTTCGCCGTCTCTTGGCCCTCCGCGATCGACCGTTGGGTGTCCTCGTCGAGGGCGCTCGCCATACGGAGGGCGAGGGCCGTCGCCGTTATCAACCTTTTCGACCGCGGGCGCCGCCGCCGGCGCCGTTCCGGGACGGCCCGCGGCGCGACGCCGATCGGTCCCGCCCGGCGCCGCTATCCGAAAAGGTTGATAACCGCCCGGTCGCGTAGGGAAACTGAATGGACGACTCGGACCGGTCGCGCGACGACGACTCGGCCGCCGCTGACGGGTCGACCGACGAGGCCGAACCCGAGAGCGACGGCGCCGTCGACGACGGGTCCGAGACCGACGCGGAGCCGTCCGCGGGCGTCGAGTCCGAGGTGACCGCCGAGGTAGAGCCCGAAGTCGGGTCGACCGACGGCGACGACGACGACTCCCCGGCGGGAGAGACGGACGACGACGACGAGTCCCCGGAGACGCTCTCGGACCCGGACGAGGTCGTCGAGGCCGAGGACGCCGGTCGGTCGGCCGCGCTCGACGACGGTGACGAGGCAGACGAGGAGCCGCTTGACGCCGAGGCGTCGACGGACGACGAGACGACTGACGACGGGACGCCGGACGGCGACGTGTCGGCGGACGACGCGACGACAGACGACGCGACGGCGGACGACGCCGCGGCCGCCGGTGACGGCGGCACCCCGGCGACGACCGCCGACGCCGCGGACCCCGCGACCGCCGGCGTGCCCACGACCGAGGACGACGAGCCGTTCGGCGGGATCGAGGGCCCCGAGACGGACGAGGAGATGCCGCTCGCCGTGCACATCGAGGAGATGATGCGCCGGCTGGCGGTCGTGTTCCTCATCGGCGGGCTCGCGACGCTCGTCGTCGTCACCGAGTCAACGGAGCTCATCAACTACTTCTGGAGCTACCACATCCCGGCGCCGATGGAGAACCGCCCGCGGCTGTACGGTCCGCTCGAACTCCCGCTCACGCGGCTGAAGGTGGCCGGCCTCGCGGGGGTCGTGGTCGGGCTCCCGGCGTTCGTCTACGAGACGTACCGGTTCATGCGGCCGGGGCTCTACCAGACGGAGCGCCGCTACTACCTCGCGGCGGTGCCGACGAGCCTCATCCTCGGCGGGATCGGGATCGCGTTCGCGCACTTCCTCGTGTTGCCCGCGATCTTCTCGTATTTCACCACCTACACCTCCGACGCGGCGACGATCGCCTTCGGGCTCGCGGAGACGTTCAACCTGATCGTCATCATGCTCGCGTTCATGGCGATCGTCTTCCAGATCCCGCTTTTCATCATGCTCGCGATCATGATGAACCTCGTCACCCGGCAGTGGCTGGAGGCGAAGCGGCTGATCTTCTGGGGGACGTTCCTCGGGATCGCGTTCCTGTTCAGCCCCGACCCGACCGGGATGGCGCCGATCATCGTGACGCTGACGATGATCGCCTTATTCGAGGGGACGCTCGCGATACTCCGCTGGACCGGGAACTAGGTCCGGGCGGTGTCACTCGTTTGGCTCCGTTGAACACCTCAGTAGCCGATGTGTTTCCGGAGCCGTGCCGAACGCAGCGCGCGAATCCTGTAATTCCGTGACGGATCCGTGTCTCAGTCGTCTCTCTTCCCGGCGGCACTGGAGACTAGCTCGGCTGGATTCCCCGCCGGAGTGCCGTCGTCGGTGTCACCGGAGAGATGCGTGTGTTTGAACCCGGTCGGATACTTGAGTCCGTACCCCACGGCGCGGTCAACGCCGATGTGAGCAGCCCAGACGAGCGCGATCAAGGTGAGCGGCGTCACGGTGAACCACACCCCAACCACTCCGAGCGCGGCCGGGGCGAGATAGGTGTGGAACACGTTGTAGACCGTACTGCCGACCCGAGCGCCTCCAAGGTACGCCAGCATCGAGACGTCAGGCGCAAGCGCAAGAACGACGAACAGCCAAATCGGGCCACCGATCGTGAAATACGTCGCGGTCGCCACGGCGGCGAGGCCAGCCCCCTCCAGTCGAAGAATCTGTGTCGGTTGCATAATCAAGGGACGCTGACCAAGCGGAAATACTCGTAGTGAGACGGTGTAGCATCGCCGGACGAGACGTCTCTGCGAGTTACTCGCGGTTGCGAGTCGACGCAGGGAGACAGGCAGCCGCGATCGGAGCGAGAAACTACGTCGGCCGTCGCTCGGTTGCCAACGTGTCGATGTCGCCGACCGCGGGGAGCCGTCGAAGCGCGGGGACACTGGCGAGATAGATAGCCAGTAGCAGGAACGCGACACCGGCGACCGTTATCACGGCCACCGGCCCGACAAAGGAAGCGGCGGCACCTCCCGCGAGAGCTCCGAAGGGCGTCGAGACCGCCGAGGCGCTCCCCAGTACGGCCGTTACCCGACCCAGTAGCGTCTCGGGGACCACGGCCTGGACGACCGAGACGATCAGGACGTTCGTCACGCCAACCGGGACGAACGCAATGACGAACAGAGCGACAGTGACGGGCAGCCGGCCGGCCGCGACGGCGCCGAGCCACGCGGCGCCGGACAGCAGGAACGCCGCGATCGACAACCGGCCGAAGGCCAGTCCGGCCAGCGATGAGGCGGCCAGCGACCCGACCAGGATACCCACGGCCAGCGCCGCCATCAGGTACCCGTACCCGTCGACGCCCCCGACGTGAGCCGCGTACGACGGGAGTATCGCGACGGTCCCTCCGAGGGCGAAGTTGATCACAACGCTTCCGAGGAGCATCGGGACGAGGAACGTCCCCTGGAGGTAGGCGATGCCCTCCCCGAGGTCAGCGAGGTACCCGGACGCACCGCCGTTTCCGTCGGATGCGGCAGCGTCGGGGGACCCGTCCGCGGCTGTCTCCTCGCGTTCCGGGACAGCTTCCTCCGGCACCCGTCCGCCGTCGGGAGTCGGCTCGACGCCCCGGGTCGGCGCCTCGGTAGGTGTCTCGGACTCGGGGCCGCGATCAACGCCCGTGTCGTCGGCCCGCGGCACCGAGAGCGTCGAAAAGAGGGCAGCAGCCAGCGCGAAGGTCACCGCGTCGAGGGTGAACAGCGCCACAGCACCGACGACCACGACGAGCACGCCGGCCAGCGCGTTGAACACGGCGTCGACACCTTGGTAAGCGAGCGCGAAGAGCGAGTTTGCGGCCACG includes the following:
- a CDS encoding twin-arginine translocase subunit TatC, which encodes MDDSDRSRDDDSAAADGSTDEAEPESDGAVDDGSETDAEPSAGVESEVTAEVEPEVGSTDGDDDDSPAGETDDDDESPETLSDPDEVVEAEDAGRSAALDDGDEADEEPLDAEASTDDETTDDGTPDGDVSADDATTDDATADDAAAAGDGGTPATTADAADPATAGVPTTEDDEPFGGIEGPETDEEMPLAVHIEEMMRRLAVVFLIGGLATLVVVTESTELINYFWSYHIPAPMENRPRLYGPLELPLTRLKVAGLAGVVVGLPAFVYETYRFMRPGLYQTERRYYLAAVPTSLILGGIGIAFAHFLVLPAIFSYFTTYTSDAATIAFGLAETFNLIVIMLAFMAIVFQIPLFIMLAIMMNLVTRQWLEAKRLIFWGTFLGIAFLFSPDPTGMAPIIVTLTMIALFEGTLAILRWTGN
- a CDS encoding DUF4260 domain-containing protein, which encodes MQPTQILRLEGAGLAAVATATYFTIGGPIWLFVVLALAPDVSMLAYLGGARVGSTVYNVFHTYLAPAALGVVGVWFTVTPLTLIALVWAAHIGVDRAVGYGLKYPTGFKHTHLSGDTDDGTPAGNPAELVSSAAGKRDD
- a CDS encoding MFS transporter, giving the protein MRTLLNNPDFRRLFAGRLVTNAGDSLYFVAAMWLVWDLTGNELYTGLAGFLTLAPAGLQFLFGPLVDRWPLRRLLVATQLLQGLLVLSVPAAHLTGHLSVWLVLAVMPSLALLNQLVYPAQTAAIPRIVDTDELVAANSLFALAYQGVDAVFNALAGVLVVVVGAVALFTLDAVTFALAAALFSTLSVPRADDTGVDRGPESETPTEAPTRGVEPTPDGGRVPEEAVPEREETAADGSPDAAASDGNGGASGYLADLGEGIAYLQGTFLVPMLLGSVVINFALGGTVAILPSYAAHVGGVDGYGYLMAALAVGILVGSLAASSLAGLAFGRLSIAAFLLSGAAWLGAVAAGRLPVTVALFVIAFVPVGVTNVLIVSVVQAVVPETLLGRVTAVLGSASAVSTPFGALAGGAAASFVGPVAVITVAGVAFLLLAIYLASVPALRRLPAVGDIDTLATERRPT